A segment of the Halorubrum sp. BV1 genome:
CGTGCGGTCCGTTGCGATCGTTTGGCGACCTGGTAGACGCGAAACGAATAGACCTCACAGAGCGTAGCAATCCGCGCGAACTCCGGGCTGTCAGCATCGTATCGCTCGATGGCTGCGATGATGAGCGGCGCGATATTGGAGAAGTTGATGTTGTGGAGGGACTTGACGCGAGCCTGAACCTGGGGCGAGACGTCGGTTTGCCGGTTGAAGACGTCGAGATAATTCGCTTGGACGTAAGATTTGGAGACGCTCGAGAGCGTGTCGACGTAGTTGTTGACCCACGTCGCGACCTCTTCTGGATCTCGTTCGAGGGGAATATGCCGGGGTGATTCCTTGATACGTCGGTGGATTGGCGTCGGGCCAGATCGGTTCTTGCGGACTTTCTTGTACTCTCCCGTAAAGAGCTCCCAGTGGAACTGAACCAGTTGGTCGATATCGTCATCATCGGTGGCGTACTGGGCGACTGTTTCGACGGCGTCGTTGAATCGGCGGGCGACTGCTTCTGAGTCCAACGTGTCGAATTCGCCGGAGACGTAGATCAGGTACGATTTGACCTTGTCGGCTAGGGTGATATCCCGCCCTCGGTCGTTGACAGCCTCGAAGAGTCGACCTGCCTCGTCCGTGCTCTCGACCTCTTGGGAGGTGAGTTTGAATTGGGAGGTGAGAACGCCCGTATACCGCTTGATGGCCGTATAGTATTCGAGGAGATCCGCTTCCGTAGCCTGCCTCAGGTCTTCATCACCGAGGAAGAGTTCCCGCTTCTCACGGATCCACTTCTGGATGATCTCTTTCGCTCTGGCCAGCTTCTTCTCCGGGACAAGCCGCTCGTCATCGTCAAGGATCGTCTGTGGATCACCCTGGTCGATGATGAGTTCTGCATACGCTGCTTCAGTGAGTTCTCCGGGCTCAAGATGGCGGCCCTCCTTCCGGTCGCCAAGCTTGAGATAGTTCTCCGTGTAATTCGTCGCGAGATAGCCAGGAGGGCGAACGACACCTTCCGGGAGATCCTCCTTGCCGAGCCCCGCAGCATCGAATGCATCCGCGATCGCCTCAAGCTCCTCCACGATACACGCGATGAAGACGTTGGTCGTCGTGAGCCGCTGTTGCCCGTCAATTATGTCGTAAACGGTCCACTCCGACCCCATCATGTCCTGCTTGCCTCTGGCGTTGAGAACCAACGTCCCGAAGTAGTGGTAGACGTCTGAATTTCCATTCGTGTCGTTGCTGTCCGCATCAGATAGGGCAGTAGTCACGCTACGAGCGTTCGGAGAGCCGTAGCGCCGGCGATAGACGTAGTCGATATCGTTCAGGAGGTCCTCGACCTGCTGCGGTTCCCAAGCGTAGCTTCGCTGATAGAGTGGGACTTGTAATTTTGCGTCCGAGAAGACCTGTGAGACTGTTTTTTGATCCGCCTTTGGCATGTTAGCAGGTGTTTAAATGCCGTCGTAATAAATTCCTGTACCGACAGGGGACCAACGCCCCACCTACGAACGTATGCCAGCAGGTTTCTACGCCGCACTCGCTACTTCGGCAAGCGTCTTTATCGGGATTCTGACCGCCCTCTTAGTCAGTAACCTCTCGAATCTCAAGGCCGAACGCCACTGGATCAACCGCCGGCTCGAGGAGATCGACGCCAAGCGTCGCGGCCTCGACAGCGAACAGACCGATATCGAGGACAAGACCCACAATATTGACGAGCCTCGGTATGTCGAAAAACCTCGGTTGTCGCCGGAACGGGAGTTCTATCGCGAGTCAGAGGAGTCACAGGCGGCGAACGTTCAAGCCGACATCCAGAGCGCCAGACAGCACAATCGAAACCATCGCCGCTGGCTTCAGCTGCGGAGTCGGCGGGAAGCACTCACCGACGAACGACAGCGACTCGTGAGCCGTTACGAAGCTCTTGACCCAGCGAATGTAACAGGAACTCTCAAAGCAAGTGTGATCGCGATTCTCCTGGCGGTCGTTGTGCCTTCGCTCGCGTACCTCCTCCGTGTGTTGGGGATAGCAACCGAGCTCGGACCAGCAGGTGTACGCTCGATAGCTGTGTTCGCAGCGTGGGTATGTGGTCTGGGCTACGTATTCCTCCACCTCTATCGAGAAATTACGGAGATTACAGACGAGTCACCAAAGCGGTCAGTGGATGATGACGCGACGGATGCGGCGGACGAGAATCAGCCGGTCTAACGGTGAACTAAGTGGAAGGGTAGAGTGGTCCCTGATAGAATGCCACCTGAGTGGGGCGCTGATGTGCGCCCGCTAATCAAAGATGGAGTCCAAGCCGTCATCGAACGGCACTCCGACGTGGATGTCAATCCACCAACTCGGACGTTCAATCAGCTGAGTGCTGGCGGGTTTATGCAGAACACCGAGGAAGTCTCGGTTCCAGCTCCCGGTGACCTCTTCGACGACAGGGATCTCTTCGATAACCTCTATGCAGGTGAATTTGCAGAGGCGGCCCAGGTTATCTACGATCAGCTCCCGGATCCCCCCGATGACGATCAGTTATCCGAAGCCAACCGTGTCGAGTCTATCGAACGGGGACTGTTCGAGTTCGTCGGGGTCGTGTTGAACTACGCCGGCGAGTTTCAGTTCGACGAGGATGCCTTCGCAACCGCCTTCGAGGAGCAGTTCGAGCCCCGATTCACCGATCGAGAATACTCCCGATTTCTGCTCGTTCTGAAGAACACCTCCATCGAGCCAGACATCACGATCGACCTCGAAACGGAGATACAAGGTAGCCCGGACTATCTGGGGCCATACACCGTTGACACACTCCGGATTCGTCCCTTGGACCGCTTGGAGGAAACCGGAATCGCAACGCATGAGGCCCCAGGGACGAGCGTCCTCGAACCGGTCGAGACGCTCGACGCAAACGGTCCGAACGCAGCGCTAGAAATTGTCCTCCGTCGCCGCCGACCCTATCGAGAGATCGCTCGCGATATCGATGACAATGAGATTAACCCGTGGAGAAACCCGGACTTTGACGTCACACCGGTCAACGTCTATCCCTGGCAGCAGCTGACCAACGTGATCGAGTATCTCGCGGCGAGCGTTCGTCGGTGTCTACGGCTTCTCTGCCCGATGGGGACTGTTGGCTACGAGAAGGGATACAACGTGGTGCCAGGCTGGGAAACGTACCGTGGGATTGCGGCACCGGTCACTTTCGAACTCGAATTCGAGTGTCCGGGTTCCACGACAGGAACACATATCACTGAAGATCGTGCCTTGGATATCCCACGGCTGTGGAGAGATCATCGACGTCGAATCGCACCCGGCCATGACAAGTTTCAGAACCCGCTGGCCCGGTTCGAGCGAATGTTCAGCCGGGAGTCCCTCGAGGATCAATTAGTCGACTGCGTCGTCGGCTGCGAAACAACCGTGCTGAAAGGCGGCTCTCCTGGCGGGAACAAATACCGGCTCGGTGTTCGGACGGCAGTGCTTCTGGGTGAGCAGAATGCTCGCGATTGGTCGTCAAAACGGATAGGAGAGTTCTTCAGAACACTGTATGACTACCGGAACAAGGTCGTACACGAGGATACAACACTTCCGGACGAACCGACTGGTGGAAACCTGATTTCAGTCGATGACAAGGAATTCGTTGCCAGTACGTTTCTTATCCACGCCCGCGAACTCTATGCAGATCTCATCCTGGAGTACCTTGATCTAGTTGTATCTCAGGATGCGTCCATCGAGGATGTCAACGAACAGATTGACAACCAGACACTTGAGTACGGCACAGAGATTCGCGAACAGCTGTTCTAAATCCGTCCAGAACCAATTTCAACGGCGGCCATATTTCTGCCACTATGACAGAAACGCCGACAGAGAACACCCTTACAGTCAACGCCACGCACCACATGCTCGGAGATCTCGAAGAAAAGTTCACCAGGCCCGCAGCCCTCTCGCCTAATCGGCGGATGGAGAACATCTTGGGGTACGACACGAACCTGCCGTTGCTCAAATCTGTCGTCTTTCAATACAAGCGGCCGTACACCGTCGAATCGGATTCAGACCGCCGGTTCTCGGTGAACCGTGATCAGTGGCGTACACTGACTTCCCTGTACGAGTACAATCAGGCCTTCTTCGTGTTTCCCGAAGTCGTCGACGCGACGAACTTGGAGCATACGCTTTCCCGATCGGTCTTCATCGACGTGTTCGGGATTCGCAAAAACACGTCACTGGTGTACGTCCCGGAGAATGCGTGTTCTGCAGGACGGCCAACCGGTATCAGAGCTAAGATCAACGGCGGTAGACGGTACCCCGTTCCAGATGCGTTGGTGTATGGCTGGGAGACGCTCAAAGAATCAGTCAACGCCTGTGAGTATGGGCTGCGCTTCACATCGCAAGGGGAGCAGACGGACGCGTACAGCACGTTCAAGCAACGAGTAAACCGGCTCGTAGAAAGTGATATAGACTGGTTAGTGGACCGCGTTTCATCCGTAGTGGAGCGCCAGCACTCAGGTGACATACGAATTCCTAAGGAACAGCCGGATATCGACCGAGAAGCGCTCAAGAGCTACCTCTTAAGACTCGACGAGGAAGGGACCGATCTATCCACACACGGCATCGGTCGTTCACGACATACGATGCTCGAACGACCGGAAGAACGTACCGACTGAATGGTCCTCAACGCGGTGAGCGCTACGGTTTGACGCGAGCTAGATGCGCTAGTCGTCGCCGGAGATGGGACTCCACTCACGAAGAGATGAAACAAGTCATCGACATCGAGCAATACTGACGGACTCTGGTTCAAGATCCCTGAAACGAGACGGGGTCTTTCGCGAGAGCCTTCTATCCAGCCAAATTCCGGATAAACAACGTTCAAGACCCGCTCGTATTCATATTCTATGTCTAAAATGCAGGGATGAACGACTCACAAGACACTCAAAGTATACGACAGGGGCTGTCCACCCGTGAGAGCCGGCTACTCTCACGACTCGCCGGCGCGGGTCACCAGATCATCTCCGTCGACGACATCGAGACGACTCTAGCGGTCGCCCCGAACACCGCCCGCGAGATCGCCTCCCGGCTCACCGAAAAAGGATGGCTGGACCGACTGTTCCCCGGTCGATACCTCATCATCCCGCTCACGGCCGGTGAAGAGGGCGGGTATACGACGCACGAGTATCTCATCGCCTCGCACGTTGCCGAGCCCATGTACGTCGGCTACTATACCGCCCTTGACCACCACGGGCTGACCGAGCAGGTGCCTCGGACGGTGTACGTCGTCACGCCGACCCGGGCGCAGAGTCGGGAGATCCACGGCGTCCCCTATCGCGTCGTGACGGTCACCGAGCGCAAATTCTTCGGGTACGAGCCGATGGCCATCGAGGGTACCGCCGTGGACGTCGCAGACGTCGAAAAGACGCTCGTTGACTGTGCCGACCATCCCGAGTTCGGTGGTGGCATCCGCGAACTCGCACAGGCGATGGTCGCCGCGGACGATCGGGACTGTTCGTGGACGACGGTCGGTGAGTACCTCCAGCGACTCGACAATGGCGCTGCGACCAAGCGGATCGTCTACCTGGCAGACCAGCTGGGTATCGACCTCCCGACGCGTGAGACGCTCCTCAAGTCATTCACGAGTGGGTACTCGCTGCTCGACCCAACGCGAAGCGAACAGGGACGCTATGACAGTGAGTATCGTCTCCGAATCAACGTCGACCGGGAGAGACTCGGGTCGATGGAATCCTGATGCCGGGTCGATCCGAGGGGGACGTGAATTAAGATGCTCCTCCAAGTACAGCGAATCAGGTAGATGGGTCACGTCTATTATCACCATCCGGGCGACAATCAGTTCTCTCTTGATTTTGTCCACGAGGCTCCATCAGAGATCGTTGCCAGGATTGTCGAGTACGACGATGACGTGGCGGTGAAGGTTCGCAAGTACGATCTTGACAGCGAGTTCTTCGGTATCTATACCTCCCGCGTTGGTGGTGGGGACGTCGGCGATCTCGAATTCGATCTTGGCGAGGTACTCTCAGAGATGGGTGCTGACAACGGTACTATCGTTGCCCGGCTCCTCGAGATCTATCAAGCGCTCATAGCCCAGAACGAGGAAGAAGAAGGAGTTCCCGTTGAAGCGTACAAGAGCATCGACATCGATGCACTCCCAGACGCGCTCAACCGGACATCGTGGGAGGGCAGCGCGACTGATGTTGCAGGCCGTCTCGCCTCAAATCTCATTCTCAAACACGCGCTGCCGAATGCGAACCATCGGACTGCTGTTGCCCTGGTTCAGTTCTACCTCCGTCGGATTGCTCCCGATTTCTCGATGCCAGAAACCTCCGTGGAAATCGACTCAGAGACATATGACTGGCGGGAGTGGGTAAACGAGTATATTAACGAGTCAAAGCGTCTCTTGACGGTTCGTCGGAAGAATGTGCTCCTCAAACATCTCTCTGACTTCGGAGCGACAACGCTTGAGCGGAAACACGAGGTCCAGATCGACCTGACGGCATACGAGCTGGATATGTATCCCGCAGAAGCGAAAACAGTCTACGCAACAGCGCACGAGGAGCTCTGGATCGAATTCGTCGAAGAGGCAGTTGAGCGCACCGACAACCCCGAGCTGATGGAGGCCCCTGGGCTATCGAAGGCGGAGTTCGCAGAGAAAATTCGGACCCTCAAGTAAGCGGCGTGCGCTAGTCTTGGAGCGTCGCGACCGTCCGGCCGGTTTCTTCGGCCTCTTCGCTCCGCGACATCCCGTATGTTGCGAGAGCCTCCTTAACCGCGTCGTCCAGACTCATTGGTCAGGCAAATCTTGGCTCTGCCGACGGATAAAGTCTCGCACGATTTGGGTTTAACGTTGCATTGGCTAACTCGCCAACCGTGCAGGACCGATCCCGCAAACAGTCGATAACCCGTAGCTCCGCCCCTTCACAGATTCCAATCTCTCCGATGTATTCATAACCATATCGGTGAGAGTGGAATACAGACTCTTGGCGCTCAGATCGAGTCGTCAAATAGTGGGACGGTTGTGCAACCGTATTTTGGAGAGGCAATTCGATCTGCGAGTCCGAACTACTCGGGAGGCGACGTGAACAGGCGCCGATACTCATCAAGCCACTCGATCTCGTGGTACGTCACGTCATTCTGAATGTCGTATTCGAGCGGGAGTGGATCCGAACGGTGGGCTGTAAACGTGAGGTTGATTTCGACACAGGGGCCGTGCTCGGAGACGCATTCGAAGCCATCGTCAACAGGGTATACAACGCTAAACCAGCGAATCTGAAAGCCAAAGTGGTCACACACATCTCTGACGACTGCAGCATCGCAATAGGGCGTGTGGACCCACAGTTCCCCGCCAGCGTACGCCTGATCTTTGACGCACCAGACTGCATCGAGGGAGCGGAGAAACTCCGCAGCGCGATTGTAGTGCGCTTCAG
Coding sequences within it:
- a CDS encoding DUF262 domain-containing protein, with the protein product MPKADQKTVSQVFSDAKLQVPLYQRSYAWEPQQVEDLLNDIDYVYRRRYGSPNARSVTTALSDADSNDTNGNSDVYHYFGTLVLNARGKQDMMGSEWTVYDIIDGQQRLTTTNVFIACIVEELEAIADAFDAAGLGKEDLPEGVVRPPGYLATNYTENYLKLGDRKEGRHLEPGELTEAAYAELIIDQGDPQTILDDDERLVPEKKLARAKEIIQKWIREKRELFLGDEDLRQATEADLLEYYTAIKRYTGVLTSQFKLTSQEVESTDEAGRLFEAVNDRGRDITLADKVKSYLIYVSGEFDTLDSEAVARRFNDAVETVAQYATDDDDIDQLVQFHWELFTGEYKKVRKNRSGPTPIHRRIKESPRHIPLERDPEEVATWVNNYVDTLSSVSKSYVQANYLDVFNRQTDVSPQVQARVKSLHNINFSNIAPLIIAAIERYDADSPEFARIATLCEVYSFRVYQVAKRSQRTARREFKEAAHRLYASEFEDGFVEDLFGEAVVDPPYENPAVAVDEVTAYLDNYIGRHCPDNDFVEYLTRSDIIQGSDTRGWPGFCNKGAIRFLLFEYEKHLRQEKNTDTSLKMLPSVMDLDEFTIEHIAPRTPETSAAELENHEENVNRLGNLALLGPKDNPSASNDDYATKYEEIYQDAQMEILGDDLPAPAAGWDVDALDARARDIVAFALDHWSGESAAVVTMAQGSSDAAEEAATDPRTGIAFTIRDDAQRAYAEGVDVDPSRVKLVRQGDADMPSSGADGVTELPQCSCGALYTRISDGEDDTEMYECVCGSSLEAPNLAGITRSILAD
- a CDS encoding HEPN domain-containing protein produces the protein MPPEWGADVRPLIKDGVQAVIERHSDVDVNPPTRTFNQLSAGGFMQNTEEVSVPAPGDLFDDRDLFDNLYAGEFAEAAQVIYDQLPDPPDDDQLSEANRVESIERGLFEFVGVVLNYAGEFQFDEDAFATAFEEQFEPRFTDREYSRFLLVLKNTSIEPDITIDLETEIQGSPDYLGPYTVDTLRIRPLDRLEETGIATHEAPGTSVLEPVETLDANGPNAALEIVLRRRRPYREIARDIDDNEINPWRNPDFDVTPVNVYPWQQLTNVIEYLAASVRRCLRLLCPMGTVGYEKGYNVVPGWETYRGIAAPVTFELEFECPGSTTGTHITEDRALDIPRLWRDHRRRIAPGHDKFQNPLARFERMFSRESLEDQLVDCVVGCETTVLKGGSPGGNKYRLGVRTAVLLGEQNARDWSSKRIGEFFRTLYDYRNKVVHEDTTLPDEPTGGNLISVDDKEFVASTFLIHARELYADLILEYLDLVVSQDASIEDVNEQIDNQTLEYGTEIREQLF
- a CDS encoding type IV toxin-antitoxin system AbiEi family antitoxin, which produces MNDSQDTQSIRQGLSTRESRLLSRLAGAGHQIISVDDIETTLAVAPNTAREIASRLTEKGWLDRLFPGRYLIIPLTAGEEGGYTTHEYLIASHVAEPMYVGYYTALDHHGLTEQVPRTVYVVTPTRAQSREIHGVPYRVVTVTERKFFGYEPMAIEGTAVDVADVEKTLVDCADHPEFGGGIRELAQAMVAADDRDCSWTTVGEYLQRLDNGAATKRIVYLADQLGIDLPTRETLLKSFTSGYSLLDPTRSEQGRYDSEYRLRINVDRERLGSMES